One genomic region from Nostoc sp. C052 encodes:
- a CDS encoding NACHT domain-containing protein → MDFSAESRLKSTNASSVLSQEQKVLGQRFSADVTFEDALAVVDNLVLTERRKRLSPPEILVIKAAWDGKEYKDVASNSTYSLNYLQRRVASPLWNMLSTTIGDGERVEKQSLRYFLERVTKKYQFQDAIHEEQTYSAKNRIQVIGSKSPDVSSFYGRVQELIHLKELAIKQRCILLVGAAGIGKSALAAKLLEELSLECQPRFDCLIWKSVAHAPLVQDLVGDLIELIQPTEISSSLPEHTQSMISILIKQLQSRRCLLVLDASEALFQTSNFQYRRDYGLFFRRLTEELCQSCVIITSRVFPDEIESLIAAELPVDFLRVEGLEADAALQLLSSKGLIDKEKCNDLIKTYRGNPSELKAVINRIHHFFGGSTEKFFENPTTLVSDQFQEMLNYLFSQLLSKIQKRIMIYLTEEVTLNSQYVGFAKLLNDMNREPQTSVSKFELIKALEVLEKHSLIETIKDPITEEISFNLEPVVKKYIKTDPQGWVYTSKASSNFPIAS, encoded by the coding sequence ATCAAGACTTAAGTCTACTAACGCTTCCTCTGTTCTTTCACAAGAACAGAAAGTTTTAGGGCAAAGATTTTCAGCAGATGTAACTTTTGAAGATGCCTTGGCTGTAGTAGACAACTTAGTGTTAACCGAAAGACGCAAACGCTTGTCTCCGCCTGAGATTCTTGTTATTAAAGCAGCTTGGGATGGAAAGGAGTATAAGGATGTAGCAAGCAATTCGACTTACAGTCTTAACTACTTGCAACGACGAGTAGCCTCTCCCCTGTGGAATATGCTTTCAACAACGATTGGAGATGGCGAACGAGTTGAAAAACAAAGCTTGCGGTATTTTTTAGAGAGAGTAACAAAAAAGTATCAGTTTCAAGATGCCATACATGAAGAACAAACATACTCTGCTAAGAATCGGATACAAGTGATTGGAAGTAAATCACCTGATGTGTCCAGTTTTTATGGTCGTGTACAAGAACTAATACATTTAAAAGAGTTAGCGATTAAGCAAAGATGCATATTGCTAGTAGGGGCAGCAGGAATTGGCAAAAGCGCATTAGCAGCAAAACTATTAGAAGAACTTAGTTTGGAGTGTCAACCTAGATTCGATTGTTTAATCTGGAAATCGGTGGCCCACGCACCATTAGTTCAAGACTTAGTAGGTGATTTGATAGAGTTAATCCAACCCACAGAAATATCTTCAAGCTTGCCTGAGCATACACAGTCCATGATTTCGATATTGATCAAGCAGTTGCAATCACGTCGCTGCTTGCTCGTATTGGATGCATCTGAAGCTTTATTTCAAACAAGTAACTTTCAGTATCGACGAGACTATGGATTATTTTTTCGTCGTTTAACAGAGGAGCTGTGTCAAAGCTGCGTAATCATAACTAGTCGAGTTTTTCCTGATGAAATTGAGAGTCTAATAGCAGCTGAATTACCTGTCGATTTTCTTAGAGTTGAAGGGTTAGAGGCAGACGCTGCGTTACAGCTTTTATCTAGCAAAGGATTAATAGATAAAGAAAAATGCAATGATTTAATCAAAACTTATAGAGGTAATCCTTCAGAATTAAAAGCAGTAATTAATCGCATTCATCACTTTTTTGGAGGTAGCACCGAAAAGTTTTTTGAAAACCCAACTACATTAGTTAGTGACCAGTTTCAAGAAATGCTGAATTATCTATTTAGTCAATTATTGAGCAAAATTCAGAAGCGAATTATGATTTATTTAACAGAGGAAGTAACTTTAAATTCACAATACGTTGGCTTTGCTAAACTATTAAATGACATGAATCGTGAACCGCAAACGTCAGTTTCAAAATTTGAGCTAATTAAGGCATTAGAGGTACTTGAAAAACACTCATTAATTGAAACTATTAAAGACCCTATTACAGAAGAAATCAGCTTTAATTTAGAACCAGTGGTAAAAAAGTATATTAAAACAGATCCACAAGGATGGGTATACACATCCAAAGCTTCATCCAATTTCCCAATCGCATCATAA